In Bacillota bacterium, a genomic segment contains:
- a CDS encoding DnaD domain protein, producing DSGNDSGNDSGNDSGNDSGNDSGNDSGNDSGNDSGNDSGNDSRLKERKRKEREKKESGAERAYAREENDPLRPAQNFSAEENAKQKTETTYPPELVDEANRRAAVRGKSRQAYAEAILRDWAEKNWTTLEAVMEYDPPPRAQASGPGPPRADPDAADRKKLEENIRAALACIKFMCPPDPTPADVDAFFERQDYGPGVSEAVKQKLFGGGDSGGASRGDT from the coding sequence TGATTCGGGGAATGATTCGGGGAATGATTCGGGGAATGATTCGGGGAATGATTCGGGGAATGATTCGGGGAATGATTCGGGGAATGATTCGGGGAATGATTCGGGGAATGATTCGGGGAATGATTCGCGCCTAAAGGAAAGGAAAAGAAAAGAAAGAGAAAAGAAAGAAAGCGGAGCGGAACGCGCGTACGCGCGCGAGGAAAACGATCCGCTCCGCCCCGCTCAAAATTTTTCGGCTGAGGAGAACGCGAAGCAAAAGACCGAAACTACATATCCTCCCGAGTTGGTTGACGAGGCGAACCGGCGGGCGGCTGTGCGTGGAAAATCGCGGCAGGCCTACGCGGAGGCGATACTACGGGATTGGGCAGAGAAAAACTGGACAACCCTGGAAGCGGTGATGGAGTACGATCCTCCGCCGCGGGCGCAAGCCTCCGGGCCCGGACCGCCCCGCGCCGATCCGGACGCGGCGGATAGAAAAAAACTGGAGGAGAATATTCGGGCTGCGCTTGCATGTATAAAGTTTATGTGCCCGCCGGACCCGACACCGGCGGACGTCGATGCATTTTTCGAAAGGCAGGATTACGGGCCCGGGGTGTCCGAGGCCGTAAAACAAAAACTGTTTGGGGGAGGTGATAGCGGTGGAGCAAGTCGGGGCGATACTTGA
- a CDS encoding putative metallopeptidase, whose amino-acid sequence MADWRDAPAVELLAKGLIQEYHQHLVLAKIKYLFREGPWSSQKKETWAKAYKVSDRDKFLHGYDFLVVINDDVWKELDLSARIALVDHELAHCGVGENGWCVWPHDVEDFIAVVSRHGAWMETVKQYLKAAENQKLAEFERQGQMLLDDFLGQDAEATEDKTSTEPVTSGETGTEPDKTAGEAELGW is encoded by the coding sequence ATGGCGGATTGGAGAGACGCGCCGGCGGTGGAGCTGTTAGCGAAGGGGTTGATCCAGGAGTACCACCAACATTTAGTGCTGGCGAAGATTAAGTATCTGTTTCGTGAGGGGCCGTGGTCAAGCCAGAAGAAGGAAACCTGGGCGAAGGCGTACAAGGTCAGCGATCGGGACAAGTTCTTGCACGGGTACGACTTCCTTGTCGTGATCAATGATGACGTCTGGAAGGAACTCGATCTTTCCGCCCGGATCGCGCTGGTGGATCACGAACTGGCGCATTGTGGTGTGGGTGAGAACGGCTGGTGTGTTTGGCCGCACGACGTGGAGGATTTTATTGCGGTTGTCAGCCGGCACGGGGCCTGGATGGAAACGGTGAAACAGTATCTAAAGGCGGCCGAGAATCAGAAGCTTGCAGAGTTCGAGCGTCAGGGGCAAATGCTCCTTGATGATTTCTTAGGGCAGGACGCGGAGGCTACGGAGGACAAAACAAGCACAGAACCGGTTACATCCGGAGAAACAGGCACAGAACCGGATAAAACGGCAGGGGAGGCGGAGCTGGGATGGTAA
- a CDS encoding RusA family crossover junction endodeoxyribonuclease — MVNFTVYGEAVPKARARTVRTKTGQTVSYTPETTVAWENTIRGKAEQYRPGKLLDGPLFLWVNFYILKPKSKPKKVLYPDTKPDLDNLVKSVKDALQGVIYTNDSRIVGEFIRKDYNDPPRVEITIFEMHEVSLVLYGMGLHLSQAKSAAAEGNPPGLFSSGA, encoded by the coding sequence ATGGTAAACTTCACGGTGTACGGAGAGGCGGTTCCGAAGGCCCGGGCAAGAACTGTTCGGACGAAGACCGGCCAGACGGTCAGTTACACCCCCGAAACTACGGTTGCCTGGGAAAACACCATTCGGGGCAAAGCGGAGCAGTACCGCCCCGGCAAGTTGTTGGACGGGCCCTTGTTCCTGTGGGTGAATTTCTACATCCTCAAGCCGAAGTCGAAGCCGAAAAAGGTTTTATACCCGGATACCAAGCCGGACCTGGACAACCTGGTCAAGTCGGTCAAGGACGCCCTGCAGGGGGTTATCTATACAAACGACAGCCGGATCGTTGGCGAATTCATACGCAAGGATTATAACGATCCGCCCCGGGTGGAGATCACCATTTTTGAGATGCACGAGGTTTCACTGGTGCTGTACGGCATGGGATTACACCTCTCGCAGGCGAAAAGCGCGGCGGCGGAGGGGAACCCTCCAGGTTTGTTCAGTTCGGGAGCGTAG